The window atgtaaggaataaaattcagtaaataatagacatgagagaaacatggagtaaaagactcgacatgtacgtctgcatagctttgtgaatcattttatttttataatgtcatgcatttgtataccagctgatcaggtggtggtgcgtatataacgccataaccttttctcatatcccatatacatataataatgcgtatataacgccatctggtcatgggtcaatgtacatgtataaatgcatgaaatacataagaaatacgttaataagattctctcggaatgtcataaaaataatatgcctctcggataaattttatcaaatatgtatttttttgagacccatgaacagaagatataataataactcacatggggaatcaagaatatagacatccctagtatttctatgaatagagtcatttatgaaagttgtgcatttgctcgtttcgtatagatcatgccaaaaggaaagaagggatagccttaacatacctgaaccaattctcttgacaatcccttcaATACACGTTGATTGCGACAAAATATGTAAGGGCGGATCAAAGTAggggaaaattcgtatgatattctttgagaaagattacaccgtactcccttagaatcgcaaaatcccgttgctataacattacgtagtctTTGTATGAAAGATTGAAGCCACTTCACGTTGCTAAGATGATATGGTATTTTTGCTTGAAATGTTGCTGAAGATCCGTTTCTTACCAAATGGAAATTGGAGAGGTCTTTATGATTTATATGGTGTGGGGCCCACATCTAATGACTAAGCCACATAATAAACTTAAATGTGACACCTCTCAATCATAACTCAAGAGTCATTAAGTTAGCTTTAGCTTGCTGTCAAGCCCTCATTAATCACACGTGGATTTGTCCCCCTTAACAATTATCCAAATAATTATCCACAAAATTCAATTTacaagttaatctcccactaaaaaaattcataactacccaattatccacataattaagaattatctcaaattacttaaaatactactcacatTTAACACATTTTATACAcatcactatcatggtcatgtagtaccttgaatggcattagtccataaataccgggtattatagctcggaccgtatttatcccaaaatgtcaaacttcgacgaaactcatttccttcgattcgcttaccctttcaccttcacgaatttacttatctcttgtgtgaaatagcgtaatacttataatcccaaaataatctcattcccgaacttacgtcgattaacttacgacgaaacgtACGagaatacgggatgtaacatctcatttccgagttttcatcaatttacttatgacgTACTTCTGCGTACGAAAACGTGAGGTGTAACAGTTGTATCGAAGAAATATGGATTCATCGATGGAAATTGACAAAGAGAAAGATGCTAGATTGGACAGATAAAACTTTACCCAGCTGTAAATCAATACATATAACGAAAACATTCTTAAGTGAAAATAAAAAGTGAAAGAGATGTGTAGTATCCGCTCACTAGATATTGAGCAAGAAGTTGATTTTGAAaaagattagaatacccccactGCTGCTGAGCAGTACCCATGGTTTCTCATAAGGCCGATGGACTCCATTCATATTGTAGTATTTTAGTATTTGTATTTTATCCTTTCGAAATATAGAATCTGGCAAATAATATTATAATAAGaatatattatataaatatataccgTCTTTGGAACTTGTGCACAAGCACAAAACCACTGATATGGCATTATATTGTAATAGTGAAAAAGGTTACTCACCTTGAAAAGTACGTCTATTTTCCATATGACTCTAGGTTTTCCCCAAATTTTTATGTCAAGTTTTTGCTTAAAAGTTAAAAGTAAACACTGTAATTTATGCTAATTATCAGAATATAGCGCCAAACTTATTCTAGCGCCAAAACTATTCCCTCCAAAAAGAGGGTTTattcttaatttttatttttattgataatagtttttTTTCAACTGATTTTTGAGTACAAGGGGGTTGCCCTTCCCATTCAAAATGTGAAGGGGTATAGTTTTCAAGTATTAAAGGTTAAGGGATCAATAGGATTTTACTCTACTTTTtaagtatagtgtgtgtgtattaaggactggatatccaaaatGAGACACAACTTAGATGATTCGAGTAACAAGAATGCTGTGGACGTATCTGAAGAAGTTTAATCTGCTTAGGTTACTACTTtttaaatatttgagttattttgtTTATGTTATGTTTTGGGTGAGTAGAGACTTTCTCATCAACAGCTGATACAAATCTAGCGGGTACAAAACACGGCCaaataagaaaacaaaatttTGGAAAATGATAGTGAGAAAAACATTAAAGAATGATGGATCTTGAACATAATTACTCCCCCTCTTGCACACGTTGACAGAATGTAATAAAGTCTTTGTCCCGTGTATGAGTGCATGAATTTAAGAGAGGAACTGAAAAAGAGAAATACTAGCTAGGTGAACAGAGGGTAATGAACGGGGAAAAAAAAGTACGAAGGTCGTTATAGTGAAAAATGGGTTTCACCAAGTGGAACGCAATACACCAAGCACCTTCTTTAGTTTAGGAGCTTACTAGTATAGCCTTTTGCTCTTATCATATCGGCTAAGGCCATCAATTTCCCCACATCAGATGGGAAGAAACAAAAACGAAAACATTTCTCTCTGTTAGGTTGCCTGTGCTCTACTTGATAGCTGGTATCTATAAAGATCCAATCAATCTATACAAGCTCTTTCCTATCTTTATCCCAACTAACTGGCTATACTACCTAACGCTAGCTATATCTCAACAGCCATCCCTACAGAAAATGGGATGGAGTAAAACAAAAGAATGTGACCGGAAAATTTTACAGATGACTCGAATCTGTACAGCAGAAGAAATTGGGAAACTAACAAGTTACAACTGTACAACCACTAATCTTCTATCCTTTGTATCTCACCCATCATGATGCGATTGCTTGTAACCTTGAATCCAAGAAGAGCAGGATCAATCTGCCTTCCTTTCTTTCCTTTCTTCTTACCACTACGGGCACATTGTGTTCCATCCAATGCCTCTGATGCATGTGCCTCCTGAGCTGTTGGCTTCTTTGCGTTACTCTTAAGCATGTCACTGAATGATGTCTCTGAAACATCAGCATCACCACAAGATGCAGTACGTCGGAAGCGCACATCTTTCTTTCCAGATGTCACGGTGTCACGGACTTGATTTGCTGCATTACCTCCCGCTTCCCTCTTGCCCCCTAGTAATAGAATTAACATGAGGATGAGTAAGCAATTCGTGATAGATGGAATTTGTGCACAAGGGGATTGGGAATTTTACTGTTACAAGTGCCACAATGGGAATAGCAGAGATAAAAATAACTGGTATACTCCTCACATGCATCTTCAAGGTGCAAAATAGAAATGAAACATAGTAAAATCAAGACACAATCAGAAGACAGTTTGCAACAAAAAGGAAAAGGACAGCCTACTTTCAGAAGCCATGGCATCTGAAGGATTTTTGCTTTTCACAAGGGTATCAGAAGTTAGCTCAGATAGACTCTCCTGTGTCGAAGAAACTCGTAAGACAGGTGGACGCTTCAGCAAGATATTATCCAGCCTTTTTGATGTCACAGTCATCATCCTACCAAATAAAAACAAAATACAGATGCATATCAGGAAAGTAATATCACAACATATTTTTACATATCAGGAAAGTGCTATCTATTGCATGATTTTTACACCATACACTGATAAATGAAAAAATTAACCTTTTAAGAAAGGGAAGGGAAAAAAAGCAACCGAAACTTTTTGTGAGAGCATGGCCGAGATCAGACAGATTTGGCAACACAGTTTTGGAGGGTGAAAACACTACTATAACAAAATAATTTCCACATTCTTATGACAGTTATACCTTTTATTTTAATAAGTTATGACAGTGATACCTTTAAACATACAGAACTTGGAAAAAGTTTTTGAACAATCAAATTGGTGCCCAAACATCACCTTTCCTAAGACTGAAACCTAGTAGTAGTGACAATGCTGATATTATCTGATTACGCCTTTAGGGAAGAGGCTCCTTAACAACACTTGattatacatgcatgtacaacaacgacaacaaacccagtataatctcacaggtggggtctggggagggtagtgtgtacgcagagcTTACCACTACCTTAAGAAagattatgcatgcatgtaccattATAAATATCAGTAAAATGAAGATGGTGCGCAATAGAATGAAATATCAGAACCAAAAATGTTCAGTACTGAAGCAATAATTCAGTTTCTAAGCAAGCCAGCCTACTCTATAATAAGAGAACATTCTTTTTGTAATAGAATCTTGGCAATAAATCCTACTGCTTCAGGAATTACAACTAGCAGTTTCCTCTTACAGAGCATTTTATACGAATAAAATTGTTGCAGCTGCTGAAGCACAAACTTTACTTCATTTTCCAAACTACCAACTATGCCCATCAGAATGACACCAATAATGATAAATCCTTTCCTTTCCATGAAGAAGCAGAAGATAGCACTTACCGTTCCTTCGGAATTTCCTCCGCAACCGAATCCCCTCTATCACTCTTGTCATTGTAGAAGTCAAGATTTCCACCTGAGATGATTTAAAAACATTAAAATCTTTCAAACAATAAAATCTTCTTTTGGATAAAGGGATATATGTACACacacaaagagagagagagagagagagagagagagagagagagagagagagagagagagagagagagagagagagagagagagagagagagagagagagagagagagtaaccTCCAGTCCCAAGTGAACTGTGCCTGCTAAGCAAGTTAACTGGCATTTCCCCCTCTACGGTCATCACACCAGCTTGCCCACCGATACTTTCTCGAGCTTCAAGATACACCTGCAGATAACCATCTTGACATGTAAGAGCACATCTTCATCGCCACCACATATAAGATGCCTATGTCTGGGATCTTGTAAATTACCTGAGAGGCATCATTGATGCTGGAAAAGACAGGTTCAACTTCAGCTAAAGCTCCAGAATGAGATTTGTAGGGCAATTTCTCACCAACATCAAGACCACTGGCAATCTCATCTACATGATCTCTCTGTGGTGGCAAACCTGAATTAGAACCATATGATCCAACACTAAAGGCTTGGTTTAGACTCGTATCCTGGTCCAAAAGAGGGTTGAACGAACAGTTTGAAGCATTTGTCCCAGAAAACTGACCAGAGTGAAAGCCCCTCTCAAACAAAATCCCCCTGGTCATTTCTGCTTTCTCAGTTGACTGCTGGCCAGATTTTTGCTGGAGCAGCTCCATAAGTAATCGCTTTGAACTGTCATCGCTAGCACCAGCTGACATCCACATACTTTGATCTTCAGAAGCCCTTTTGACATCAAAATCCCTTCTTTGCATCTCACCATTAAGATGCAGTTGCTGCATCCGAGTTTCCATCCAATCAACTGGTAACTGACCATTTCTTTCAGGCCAATGATTTTCAATTGTATCTGCATTCGGAGCATGAAATTGATTGGAAAACAAAGGATGGTGAGGAGATTGCGCGTGGGTTCCAGTCGAGAACCCAGGCATATGACCAGCTGATTGCATTCTTGAATTTGGATCTTGCATTTCTAAACCTTGTGCACGCAATAGAGGATTTACAGCGTCCAAATTAACACCAGGACCACCACCAGGTACTGACATTGTACGTTCTAAAGGCAGTAATCCAGAGTCATAGAGACCCCGCTGAAGTCTATCCTGCACTGACAAATTCCTTTCCAGATGACTGACATGCTCTTCAGGAAGGGGTATCTGTTGCTGTTGGTAAATATCTAATGGGCCAAATCCAGAGTTGGCTCGACGAGCAACAGCTGGATTTCGGAGAAACTGACCAGTTTCATCTACATGCCAGACAGAACCAATCTGTCTATCTTCCTCCATTTCCAAACGTTGCCTTAGCCTCTCATGCACTTGTTCCTGTTGAAGGATTTGATGCTCCACAGGGTGCAGTTGTCCATGCTTTGCCCGAGATAGGAGCTCCATCAAATCATTTTGATGCCCTTGACGCGGTATTTGACCAAATTTTGCTTGAATGAGATGCTCAATAGATGGTTCAGCATGTCTTGGAGGGAGATGTGAACGCTGTTGCAGTTCACTCAGAATTTGCTGTTTAATCAACACCTGCTCCAGAGCACTGTTATGCCTAATAGAACCAAGACGTGATTGTGCAAGACTTGAATCACATATTTGACTCTGCAATAATTGTTCAAGAAGCAGCTGTCTAGCATGGGACTGTTGTTCTTTCATTAGCATTTGCTGTTGATGGAACTGTTGCTGTTGTTGCAGTTGTTGTTGTTGAAGCTGTAACTGTCTCTGCTGCTGCTGCTTCTGCTGCAGCTGAAGAGCCATAAAGTGTTCCAAGTCCTGTCCAGTCTGACTCGTCATCTGCGGTTGGTGTATTGAATTATAATTTGCCCCTTGTTCCAGCATTGCTTCATTTAAATGACTATTATGAGAAGACATCAAACTATTAGGATGCTGTTGTTGAAGTTGTTGGGAGAACAGCTTATCTGCCAACTCAAACCGGTTCAGTTCGTGGTCCCTGTGCAACAAGTGGCTGGCATCTGTAGCATCTTGATATAAGTTGGGTTCTAATAGAGCATTTCTTCTATAAGCATCAGTCCATGTCTCTACAGTAGAGGCTGGTTCCGTCTTAGCACCAAACGGCGCAACCCTTGCAGCAACAGGGTTTAGAATCTGATCCTGGCCACCTCCACTAAATGGAACATCTGAGATAGGACCACTCTTTCCTGAAGTGCCTTCAAGCTCTGACCATAATAAACCAAGTGGGTGCAGTGGCTCTTCCTCTTCCTGATTTGGAACTCGGCCCCCGGTCATTGCGTTTGGAATTGCACGGTGCATATTTGAAGGATCAGTAGGTCCCGTTGAAGTTTTTCCAATAGGATTGCCACTGCTTCCAGGTCTTCCTGGAAACACAATTTCTGCAAATGGATTTCCATTAAGTAATGAATCAGATAGCAAAAGAACAGATAAAGGTCACCTGCATTAAATATTAATGATCATGATCTTGATGGCCTATTTGCAAGGAAAGAGGCTACGTTCTCTCCTCCAAAGCCACCAGAGGCCATGCATTGGCATAAAAATAAGAATCCAAAGTGAAAACGCTAACTAACCTTCGTCTTGAGCAACGAAATCATGAAACTCTTCATTTTGTAAATAAGGCGGTTTAAATTGACGAGCTGGATGATCAGGTACTGACTGATTAAGATGTCCACCAAGGCCATTGTGGCCATCAAAATCAGATGTCGGCCAGCTCAAGCCATCCAGGGCAGCAGAACCAACCATCTCAGAAACAGAAGCTGAGCAATGTAAACCAGAGTCCAGCTTCCCCTCTAGTAGAGCAGATGGTTCTACCTGAGGAAGATTGATGTTACCAACATACTCATGTTCAAATTTCAAATGCGGCATTATGTCACCCAGTTCAAAGAAAGGTGAATCTTCAGGGGCATCTTCCAACCGAACTGGCAAGTCAGTTCCAAAAAATCCCTGGTCAAACCATGAGATGATGTCAGCTCCAAGAAATGGCCCCTGGACTTCGCCCTGTGGATCACGATAATACAAACTCAACTCCTCAGGTGGGGTAACCCTTCCCAGAAGGTTGTTCCAATAGATTTCTGAAGAGGACTTTGCAAATCGGGAATTTGAATCACCAGGAACCTTTGAACTGACATCAAAGGCAACATGTTGTTGGATGTTCTCAAAGACAGTGGCCCTGGTTACTCCAGATTCTGGTAAGCTGACCTCAGAAGTATCAGATTTAGACCCACTAATGACTTTCAAGCAGTCTTTGACAGTTCTCTTCCTGGTCAACAATCTTTCATCTGCAGGAATAGATTCAGAAACTTTCTCTTTCTGTCCTTCATGATTATCTCCACCTAAATCAAGAACAAGTTCTTTATCAGAAGTCAACAAGTAAAGCTATATTGATGAGAAGAGCGAATAATTAATTCCAAAATAAATAGAGGTAATACTTTACTCACCATCCAACTTGACCTTGACACCATTCTCATAAGAAAAGCTATAGGCATTGGCTTCTTCAACACCTTTTGAAGTTTTCAGTAACCTATCAGCTGCCTCTTCAGTGACATCAGCAGAGGGAGCACCCTGCTTTGGATTGTTGGGCTCTGTATCCCCAGTTTCTGGGAAGTACAAAAACAATCAGAGAGAATCCTGTGCTCCTACTCCAACaaaaagataatggacatgggataGCAGTAGCACTCAGTAGCGCATCCTAAGACAGTGTTTGAAAGACAGTTACCTGTGACATCATCCATTGATTGACCCTTTCTAAAAGGATTGTAAGAAACACCACTACCAGTAATTTTACCCTTCCATATGTCATTGAGGACAGCCTGTAAGAATGATCAAGTAACTTTATGGTATCAAATATTTCTTGAACACTAAACCGACAAGACTGATTGAATGAAGTAATCGATTTAGCTCACCTCCTCCTCAGCATCAGGAACAACAAAAGCTAATGGTTCAATAGCAATTACTTGAGTAACTGGGGGTTCTTCTTCCATATTTTCAGGCATGCTACAAAGAGATGAGCCAAGCTTTTGCATGCGGTATATGTCAAGAGTTTTCCCCCTTGGATAACAAAATATGCCAGCTGAGATGCTTGGTTTTCCAGCAACAGAATTCTCAAATGGTGAAGCACCAATTGCACCCCCAGAGGAAGGTCTTACAATAGTCACAGTAGACCTCCCACGACCCAAGTTAAATCCCACATTTGACCCTTCTACTTTTCCTCTTTCCTGTCCAAAGCCTGGGGCAGCACGATAGGAACCTGGAGCCGCAGAGTTACCCTCCATTCTATGGCGTGGACGCCACTTATCACGAGAATCTGACTCCCGCTCCAAGACAGCACGGTTAGCGAGAAATGGTTGACCATCATTATGAACATCTTCCTTATCTACATCTATCCTTTTCTCACtgcgattttctttttctttgccatCAGGACCCCACCTAGAAGACCACTTGCTATCACGTCTTGTATCAAGCCCAGAATTGCGGTTATTAACATCACGATCGGTTTTCTTTCGTTCTCTTCGACCAAGCAAGCTAGTTTCCCTCTCTTCCTCACGCCACCGGCGACCACTCTCAGTCTCCACTGTCGTTCTTCTCCAATCCTTTTTGTCCTCAGGCATATCTGTATGCCAGGCCTCCTTTTGACTTGAATCAGCAGAACTTCCAAGTGACAAAGAGCTCGGTGGACGCATTTCCTATGGTGAATAGAACACGGGTAGAAAACACTTTACAAGAAAAACTTCAAGCAGTATAACAGAACAGGGCAAGTGTAACCTCTGGCACGTGAGATATTTGCAGAGAAAAGACTGGAAATTCAAATCTTTAAAAAATCACAGGTGAATGAATACAACATGAAAGTAGCAAATGAAGGAAAATTTTCTTGAGTTCTCTTTAACACAGCAGAGAAAATGGTAACTGCCACTTAAAGTATTTTATATGTACAAAAGTCTAGGAGGAAATAATGCCACAATGTGACAGAATCCAGCCAAAATTTATAGGAAATCTTTTTTCAGGTTGTTTCAAGCTAGCTTTTTTTGTTTAGATAAATAAGGACAGCTCGGATCAACGGTGACAGTTTCTAAATACTAAATATCAATTTTAAAACTTGGAATTGTTATGAGACCACCACTAACGGACATTCAGGATGAAAGTATTTCCTCTGGGTGATGGGCATTAAATACCATAAAAAATCACAAGGtctaattcaacaacaaaacacttAATTCTCAAGGGTGCCCTGTAAACTTAGAAAGGAGAATTTCCAAATGGAACAaactatttcttttttattttgtttcgGCTGATCAAGTACAATTCATCATACCATAGACAAAGCTAGTAAAAATGTATCAATCATGTCGAAGAAAAATTTTTAAGGTTAACAATTATTTTATATACTCTATTGAGTTCAATATGATGTTGTAACTCCAGGTGGGACTACTTTACATCCACATCTCGACTTGGTCTTACAAGAATCTGCGACTCCTCTCAAACTGCAAACCGTCTCTCAAGTATTCGAAATAATAATAGgtgaaaatgaaaataaaactCATTGTAAAgagatgttttttttttttttgagaactCATTCTTTTAGAGATAGTACCACAAAAGCAGAGCTTAGGGtccaaaagtccaaaaataactATGCAAAAGTTTCCATTGACTCAATCTGTATCTTCAAAAATAGTTTGTATCATGAAATTATCCATTGTATAGCAGAAATAGGGAAATCGTTACTCTGCAAGTAAACTTGACACAGAAATGACCAAAAACTCACCATCTTTGTGTCACTTGGTTTAGCATAAAGCCACTGCGGAGACAAAGGAATGCTGCTGTCCACCATCGGATGATCTAAAGCGATGTGAGAAGGTAAAAAAGAATCAGAAGAAGATCCATAGCACTCACGCAATCAGAATCAAGAATGAAAAATATTCTACCTTTGGAAATATCAAGCTGGCCCATGAAAGGCTTGCTGTCATCGTTACCTGCAGATGTTTCTTAGCAACTGTAAAACACGATAAAATAGGACCGAATTCCTACTCCAGAAATAAAAAGCAAAGACTTTAGCATGGATAATGAAAAACTACTAGCAGCTATTGGGCTGAATATAGAAGAACATGACACTTTAGTGAGAAATCAACCACTTCCTACAGATAATAACACTCGTAAACTACTAATCTTAAAATGTTTATGAGAAGCAAATCTAGCAGCAATGCCTCTAGTCCAGCTAAGATTAACCTAAAGGCTCAATCCTACACTGTATTTTGAGTTCGCAACGGGAAGAAATTGGCATCATTTTCTTCTCTTGGAGGACTGATACATCTCACACACTCAAAGAAAGCAAATCGACACAACTAAATACAGAGAAAACAGCACTTTGCAACATAGCGCCTGATCTGCAGCCCTAGAATTCAAGTTGAATCTCAATTGAAGCAAGCATCGCACGAAGTTCAAAATTCATATATAAGATCAATAACCCCTAAATCAAGCATTAGACAATCATCCTTCGAATCCCATCGAAATTAaaatacaaagtaacaataaACAAAATAAGGAGGACCTTTGGAGTGATCGGAAGGGTTAGAGGAAAGGAGATCGTCAGGGAGATCGAGCTTTCCTTCGGCCATGGCCTTTGTGTCAGAGAAGATTCAGAAAAGTAAGGATCGATTCGAGAGAAATGAAACGGAAGAGCTAGCAAGAGAGTGGAAATTGAAGAGTCAAATGAGAAACAAAGTGAATAGTGAATGCGGTGAGGGGATTTTAGGGTTCGGAGAGAACTGTGTTGCagggagagagaaagagatggaCGAGTCGGGGGGATAGATGACAGAGAAGAAAAGGCTCGAGGGTTTGGGTGGTCACTAGACCCAAATCATCttcaaacaaaaattaaaaaaaataaaaggtagTACTTGTTAAGAAATTAAACGtaacaatataaaacaaaaaaatagatAAGCAATGTAGAGAGAAAAAAAAGAACTTTGTTATTTTATAGTGTTTCTCAAGTGTGCATGATATATAATCCTCAATACCTCTATCTATAGAATTTCATAGAGGCTTACAATAAGGTTACTTTAAACATTGTATTAATCATTGGGATCATGGGGAGATCAAGGGGATGGTTATGGAGGTATCGGAGTTATAACCATAAGTGATGGAGTAGTGAAAGTTATGAagataatggagaagagtagtgGGTATTACTCCTTTAGGAGTTATAGATATCCACCATAATATAatatttcataacactccccattGGATTTCTAAAGATAATATGTTGTCACGTCCCGAACCTGGGCCTGGACTTAACACGGCacccggtgcctgactacatATGACCGAGCAAACCAACTGGTtgactgaatcaacatgtgatatcataacatattgaatgcggaagataaactaacacatgttgatatactgaaagtttgaatgatataaatcaaagtgtGAAAACACTAATGTAAGTCTGAAACATATATGTAGCCAACATTACTTAGCATGAAAAGTCTGCGACTCTGTCTAACTGTGACTccagtctatgaagcctctaatgaagtactgaaaataTTGACTGTCTATAAATACTaaaagactgtaaagtaatgataatgccccgaaagaactggggctcaccaaatagctggtacgagaatcctagcgctctgaattgtcaacctgtaaatcattactTGCATCGTGAGACGCaggccccgggcaaaagggatctcagtacatttgaattgtattggtatgtaaagcaactaaaagaaagaactgtaaatgctgaaactgaaactaaactgataattgATATCTGAGAACTGATACTAATAACTGATAACCGATAACTGAACTGCataaaggaagtaaggatatgaatactccctcttctgaatgatgaaccacctgtttatctgaataaataaactgcaACCTCAGGACCAATATATATGTGCAAAAGTTacggcctcgggcccaagtatacgtatacataactgcggCCTCAGACCCCAAGATGTATAAaaaataaactacggcctcatgtccaaagatgcataaagcgtAAACTACGGCCttaggcccaaatacaggtgttcaacatttaGGGATTCAAAATCAGGAACTAAGAATCATACTACAAcacatgatactgaaatactgagCCATACtaagttacatgatactggaatactgaatagaactagaccgagacatgtattcatgaactgattatgagAACTGAACCTTCAACtatttatgacatgctgagtaatcaagattgagactcatgggcatcaaatacaagtctatattgattacgcactaAGCTCACAATGTTCGAAATAAAATTCATGAACGAAttacgaagctagagaatagaagttctacaactattcaaggaactaagcttaactatatttctgaggtAATTAGTAACGTTATAAAATaaacgtagtgtagggagaattATTAACATTttcaaacatagagagttagcctcacataccttaacttcctactcttgagcgtaatacaacattcgccaaccctttcaactttaatctatatcaatCAAGTCATAGGGATTCCgtattagcaataatactcatgttttggtcactcatgcattttatcaaataccttatGGGCGTAAAGCCTCATATCCCTCATTAATGGTATTTCTACACCCAAAAATCCATTTTCTTGCTCCTaaataaattctaaaatctcaaatttcttataatcaatatcattcttcatcacccataagataaacaacacccttaaccaataatcaacaatcaacaacccaaacATATAATCGTTCATGCTtttctatcaaacccatcaactcatatgTCATGAACctagagtctataatcattagtccaatgctataatcaattagaggatgaagatattaccttttgacgttcaatcctcttgaattcgagttctatgATTTCTTTTCTCAAGAATGATGTCtcgatcgaatatctaatgatttgaagggtacccatgttaataaggtgttggagaattaaaattaacttagaatcactattagaacttaccttgaatggtgg is drawn from Nicotiana tomentosiformis chromosome 12, ASM39032v3, whole genome shotgun sequence and contains these coding sequences:
- the LOC104107212 gene encoding uncharacterized protein produces the protein MAEGKLDLPDDLLSSNPSDHSKGNDDSKPFMGQLDISKDHPMVDSSIPLSPQWLYAKPSDTKMEMRPPSSLSLGSSADSSQKEAWHTDMPEDKKDWRRTTVETESGRRWREEERETSLLGRRERKKTDRDVNNRNSGLDTRRDSKWSSRWGPDGKEKENRSEKRIDVDKEDVHNDGQPFLANRAVLERESDSRDKWRPRHRMEGNSAAPGSYRAAPGFGQERGKVEGSNVGFNLGRGRSTVTIVRPSSGGAIGASPFENSVAGKPSISAGIFCYPRGKTLDIYRMQKLGSSLCSMPENMEEEPPVTQVIAIEPLAFVVPDAEEEAVLNDIWKGKITGSGVSYNPFRKGQSMDDVTETGDTEPNNPKQGAPSADVTEEAADRLLKTSKGVEEANAYSFSYENGVKVKLDGGDNHEGQKEKVSESIPADERLLTRKRTVKDCLKVISGSKSDTSEVSLPESGVTRATVFENIQQHVAFDVSSKVPGDSNSRFAKSSSEIYWNNLLGRVTPPEELSLYYRDPQGEVQGPFLGADIISWFDQGFFGTDLPVRLEDAPEDSPFFELGDIMPHLKFEHEYVGNINLPQVEPSALLEGKLDSGLHCSASVSEMVGSAALDGLSWPTSDFDGHNGLGGHLNQSVPDHPARQFKPPYLQNEEFHDFVAQDEEIVFPGRPGSSGNPIGKTSTGPTDPSNMHRAIPNAMTGGRVPNQEEEEPLHPLGLLWSELEGTSGKSGPISDVPFSGGGQDQILNPVAARVAPFGAKTEPASTVETWTDAYRRNALLEPNLYQDATDASHLLHRDHELNRFELADKLFSQQLQQQHPNSLMSSHNSHLNEAMLEQGANYNSIHQPQMTSQTGQDLEHFMALQLQQKQQQQRQLQLQQQQLQQQQQFHQQQMLMKEQQSHARQLLLEQLLQSQICDSSLAQSRLGSIRHNSALEQVLIKQQILSELQQRSHLPPRHAEPSIEHLIQAKFGQIPRQGHQNDLMELLSRAKHGQLHPVEHQILQQEQVHERLRQRLEMEEDRQIGSVWHVDETGQFLRNPAVARRANSGFGPLDIYQQQQIPLPEEHVSHLERNLSVQDRLQRGLYDSGLLPLERTMSVPGGGPGVNLDAVNPLLRAQGLEMQDPNSRMQSAGHMPGFSTGTHAQSPHHPLFSNQFHAPNADTIENHWPERNGQLPVDWMETRMQQLHLNGEMQRRDFDVKRASEDQSMWMSAGASDDSSKRLLMELLQQKSGQQSTEKAEMTRGILFERGFHSGQFSGTNASNCSFNPLLDQDTSLNQAFSVGSYGSNSGLPPQRDHVDEIASGLDVGEKLPYKSHSGALAEVEPVFSSINDASQVYLEARESIGGQAGVMTVEGEMPVNLLSRHSSLGTGGGNLDFYNDKSDRGDSVAEEIPKERMMTVTSKRLDNILLKRPPVLRVSSTQESLSELTSDTLVKSKNPSDAMASERGKREAGGNAANQVRDTVTSGKKDVRFRRTASCGDADVSETSFSDMLKSNAKKPTAQEAHASEALDGTQCARSGKKKGKKGRQIDPALLGFKVTSNRIMMGEIQRIED